From Spirochaetota bacterium, the proteins below share one genomic window:
- a CDS encoding (d)CMP kinase, which translates to MIITIDGPAGAGKSTISQEFAKLINYDVLDTGAMYRCVAYLKKETGLSLNDVQFQQDILNMKLVFRNNEVWLNDKNVTKEIRTSEIDILTSIDVSPHIFVRSQMCNLQRKIAKDKNMVVEGRDMGSNVFPNSPLKFYLNADTAIRAHRRHNQLLEKNIHKDLKELEQEIIQRDFEDFTRTYSPLCIPEGAYIIDTSELSLDKVLTKMLEIFQRIV; encoded by the coding sequence ATGATTATAACCATAGATGGCCCTGCAGGAGCTGGGAAAAGCACGATATCTCAAGAATTTGCAAAATTAATAAATTATGATGTGTTAGATACAGGGGCAATGTATCGTTGTGTCGCATATTTGAAAAAAGAAACAGGTTTATCTTTGAATGATGTTCAATTTCAACAAGATATTCTCAATATGAAATTAGTTTTTCGAAATAATGAAGTATGGTTGAATGATAAAAATGTCACTAAAGAAATTAGAACATCTGAAATTGATATCTTAACATCTATAGATGTTAGTCCGCATATTTTTGTGAGATCGCAAATGTGTAATTTACAAAGAAAAATTGCTAAAGATAAAAATATGGTAGTAGAGGGAAGAGATATGGGATCTAATGTTTTTCCAAATTCTCCCTTAAAGTTTTATTTGAATGCTGACACTGCTATTAGAGCTCATAGACGGCACAATCAATTATTAGAAAAAAATATTCATAAAGATCTTAAAGAACTTGAGCAAGAAATTATACAAAGAGATTTCGAAGATTTTACTAGAACATACAGCCCTCTCTGTATTCCAGAAGGTGCTTATATTATTGATACTAGTGAGTTATCATTAGACAAAGTATTAACAAAAATGTTAGAAATATTTCAACGCATTGTGTGA
- the serS gene encoding serine--tRNA ligase translates to MLDINKLAKNTDQVKNLLKFRTEINQIDEALIIDEERKKAQLKADELRNRRNDLSKEIGTKKGAGDHEGAEQLLKEAELIKKDMSALEECQTINEDHLKKILEKIPNIPMEDVPVGKEESDNIEIKKHGTPKEFSFEPLSHVDLLTNLNMWEPERATKITGRGFPVLRNLGARLETALINFMLDHNISFGAEQIWVPFVVADHSLYGTGQLPKFGEDLFKLEDSNLYLNPTAEVALTNIYREEIMDISTLPSRFTAYSPSFRKEAGNYGKDTKGLIRVHQFNKVELVTICKAEESEKEHQRMLETSEAILQKLELPYRVVVLSQGDMGFSAAKTYDIEVWLPSFRAYREIASISNCLDFQARRANIRYKPENAKKTEFVHTLNGSALAVGRTLVAILENHQQADGSIIIPKKLQDYFKMDRIEKL, encoded by the coding sequence TGAAAGCTGATGAACTTAGAAACAGAAGAAATGATCTTTCTAAGGAAATTGGTACAAAAAAAGGAGCGGGTGATCATGAAGGTGCAGAGCAATTATTAAAAGAAGCTGAATTGATTAAAAAAGATATGTCTGCCTTAGAAGAATGCCAAACAATAAATGAAGATCACTTAAAAAAAATATTAGAAAAAATACCTAATATTCCTATGGAAGATGTACCTGTTGGCAAAGAGGAAAGTGATAATATAGAAATCAAAAAACATGGCACTCCTAAAGAATTTTCTTTTGAGCCATTGTCACATGTTGATTTATTGACTAATCTTAATATGTGGGAACCAGAGCGAGCTACTAAAATTACAGGGAGAGGTTTTCCTGTACTTCGTAATTTAGGGGCTCGTTTAGAAACAGCATTAATTAATTTTATGTTAGATCATAATATTTCTTTTGGTGCAGAACAGATCTGGGTACCTTTTGTTGTTGCGGATCATTCTTTATATGGTACAGGTCAATTACCAAAATTTGGTGAAGATTTATTCAAATTAGAAGATTCTAATTTATATTTAAATCCAACAGCTGAAGTGGCTTTGACGAATATTTATAGAGAAGAAATAATGGATATTTCTACATTACCAAGTCGTTTTACCGCATATTCTCCATCTTTTCGTAAAGAAGCGGGGAATTATGGTAAAGATACCAAAGGTTTAATTCGTGTGCATCAATTTAATAAAGTCGAATTAGTAACTATTTGTAAAGCTGAAGAATCTGAAAAAGAACATCAAAGAATGCTTGAAACTTCAGAAGCAATTCTTCAAAAATTAGAACTACCATATCGTGTTGTGGTATTATCTCAAGGAGATATGGGTTTTTCGGCAGCAAAAACTTATGATATAGAAGTTTGGTTACCATCTTTTAGGGCTTATAGAGAAATTGCCTCTATATCCAATTGTTTGGATTTCCAAGCACGCCGTGCTAATATTCGTTATAAACCAGAAAATGCTAAAAAAACAGAATTTGTACACACACTAAATGGCTCAGCATTAGCTGTTGGAAGAACTTTAGTTGCAATACTAGAAAATCATCAACAAGCAGATGGTTCTATTATTATTCCAAAAAAATTACAAGATTATTTTAAAATGGATCGTATCGAAAAATTATAA
- the rsfS gene encoding ribosome silencing factor: MAIIPELQQLINQMKEECLRLTMEDIQIYDMKGLSSLTDAILIGTATHNLQLDAARRSLSLMAKQAGYTVQNRTEDYSEGWLVLDCSDLVVHILTEEKRNFYDLDGLMNAIVHARSLPSRPAEDLDEEELSEQDLEGILDQLTEDEAQEFIKILETEDEN; this comes from the coding sequence ATGGCAATTATCCCAGAATTACAACAATTAATAAATCAAATGAAAGAAGAGTGTCTAAGATTGACAATGGAAGATATTCAAATATATGATATGAAAGGCTTAAGTTCTTTAACTGATGCTATATTAATTGGCACAGCAACACACAATCTTCAATTAGATGCTGCTCGTAGGAGTTTATCTTTGATGGCGAAACAAGCTGGATATACCGTGCAAAACCGTACAGAAGACTATTCTGAAGGCTGGTTAGTATTAGATTGTAGTGATTTAGTAGTACATATTTTAACAGAAGAAAAAAGAAACTTTTATGATCTAGATGGTTTGATGAATGCTATCGTTCATGCTCGTTCTTTGCCATCAAGACCTGCTGAAGATCTTGATGAGGAAGAGCTTTCTGAGCAAGATTTAGAAGGAATTCTTGATCAACTTACCGAAGATGAAGCTCAAGAATTTATTAAAATATTAGAAACAGAAGATGAAAATTAA
- the recA gene encoding recombinase RecA, translating to MSDDKKKALEATINQLEKQYGKGSIMRLGSREIEAIPVIPTGALTLDLALGVGGIPYGRITEIYGPEASGKTTLTLSLIAEAQKQGSTCAFIDAEHALDSEYAKNIGVDIDNLLISQPDNGEQALEITEALVRSGAVELIVIDSVAALVPKNEIEGNMGDSVMGMQARLMSQALRKLTHIVSKAKCSIIFINQIRMKIGVIYGSPETTTGGMALKFYSSIRIEIRRKEQLKRGDEVVGNLVIAKVIKNKMAPPHKNATFEIRFGKGISKVACIVDAATELGIIERKGSWYFQGEDRIGQGRDNVIQLLEDDSVKLKEIDILVREQLANR from the coding sequence ATTTCAGATGACAAAAAAAAAGCACTAGAAGCAACTATAAATCAACTTGAAAAACAATATGGCAAAGGCTCTATTATGCGTCTTGGATCTAGAGAGATCGAAGCTATTCCTGTTATTCCTACGGGGGCACTCACTTTAGATTTGGCTCTTGGTGTTGGTGGTATACCTTACGGTCGTATTACTGAAATTTATGGACCAGAAGCATCTGGTAAAACAACTCTTACTCTTAGTTTGATTGCAGAAGCACAAAAACAAGGTTCTACTTGTGCGTTCATTGATGCAGAACATGCTTTGGATTCTGAATATGCTAAAAATATCGGTGTTGATATTGATAACTTACTCATTTCACAACCTGATAATGGAGAGCAAGCTTTAGAAATAACAGAAGCTCTTGTTCGTAGTGGTGCTGTAGAACTTATCGTTATTGACTCTGTCGCTGCACTCGTTCCTAAAAATGAAATTGAAGGTAATATGGGAGATTCTGTTATGGGAATGCAGGCTCGTTTAATGAGTCAAGCCCTACGAAAACTCACTCATATTGTTAGTAAAGCTAAATGCTCTATTATTTTTATTAACCAAATTCGTATGAAAATTGGCGTAATTTACGGAAGTCCTGAAACAACAACAGGTGGGATGGCATTAAAATTTTATTCTTCTATCCGTATTGAAATTCGCAGAAAAGAACAATTAAAGCGTGGAGATGAAGTTGTTGGTAATCTAGTGATTGCCAAAGTTATCAAAAATAAAATGGCGCCACCTCATAAAAATGCAACTTTTGAAATTCGTTTTGGAAAAGGTATTTCTAAAGTTGCCTGTATTGTTGATGCTGCTACAGAATTAGGTATTATTGAACGAAAAGGATCTTGGTATTTCCAAGGGGAAGATCGTATCGGACAAGGGCGAGACAATGTTATTCAATTACTTGAAGACGACTCAGTAAAATTAAAAGAAATCGATATTCTTGTTAGAGAACAATTAGCAAATCGTTAA
- the argJ gene encoding bifunctional ornithine acetyltransferase/N-acetylglutamate synthase, whose protein sequence is MVQIKQIEDGVTAPKGFRATGVSCGLKTGGSKDMSLLLSDKLCNVAMAFTKNRIQGAHIFIDKKRINKACHAILINSGNANCLTGQEGIDNAQQMINLTEELLNIEKGSCLLASTGTIGVPLNMTRVKYGIERLINVIPNETNVRHFGSGISTSDTRQKNLAYQFKIDQDDIVIGVSAKGESMIKPWLETMHGTLLAFITTDANISQALLQKALSLSIAKSFNRISIDNDISPNDSVFLLANGQAQNTLISEESDPRFTIFVDVLNKILIDIAKLLLKQGLGTTKLIHLQVKNAATMEQAESLIRSIAESYQVKTGFFGQKSAWQKIINVIASSNIDFEIEKMTLLLNNFILFEKGQPYSSHIAIVSQIMSAIECAITIDLGIGSHNTELWTCDLTHDYIKFNALTSES, encoded by the coding sequence ATGGTTCAAATAAAACAGATCGAAGACGGTGTCACAGCTCCTAAAGGATTTCGAGCTACAGGGGTTTCTTGTGGTTTAAAAACAGGTGGATCTAAAGATATGTCTTTACTTTTAAGCGATAAACTTTGTAATGTTGCTATGGCTTTCACTAAAAATCGTATTCAAGGTGCTCATATTTTTATTGATAAAAAGCGTATCAACAAGGCATGTCATGCTATTTTAATTAATAGTGGAAATGCTAATTGCTTAACAGGTCAAGAAGGTATTGATAATGCTCAACAAATGATAAACTTAACAGAAGAACTACTAAACATTGAAAAAGGATCTTGTTTGTTGGCATCTACAGGTACTATTGGTGTACCTTTAAATATGACTCGTGTTAAATATGGTATTGAGCGTTTAATTAATGTTATTCCAAATGAAACAAATGTTAGACATTTTGGTTCTGGTATTTCAACTAGTGACACACGACAAAAAAATCTAGCTTATCAATTTAAAATAGATCAAGATGATATTGTTATTGGAGTATCAGCAAAAGGTGAAAGTATGATAAAACCTTGGTTAGAGACTATGCATGGAACATTACTTGCTTTTATTACTACAGATGCAAATATTTCCCAAGCCTTACTTCAAAAAGCTTTATCACTTTCTATTGCAAAATCATTTAATCGAATTTCTATTGATAATGATATAAGTCCTAATGATTCAGTATTTTTATTAGCAAATGGACAAGCACAAAATACATTAATATCAGAGGAATCTGATCCTAGATTTACTATTTTTGTAGATGTATTAAATAAAATATTAATAGATATTGCCAAACTATTGCTCAAACAAGGATTAGGGACAACTAAATTAATTCATTTACAAGTCAAAAATGCCGCTACTATGGAACAAGCTGAATCATTAATTAGATCTATTGCAGAATCTTATCAAGTAAAAACTGGATTTTTTGGACAAAAATCAGCATGGCAAAAAATTATTAATGTTATAGCTTCTAGTAATATAGATTTTGAAATAGAAAAAATGACTCTTCTATTAAATAATTTTATACTTTTTGAAAAGGGACAGCCTTACAGTTCTCATATTGCAATTGTTTCACAGATCATGAGTGCTATTGAATGTGCTATCACTATTGATTTGGGGATAGGATCACATAATACAGAATTATGGACTTGTGATTTGACACATGATTATATCAAATTTAATGCACTAACATCAGAAAGTTAA
- a CDS encoding outer membrane lipoprotein carrier protein LolA, with product MKYLLLIMIALPMSLFPQSIVVFNATSVVDIIEKASSKIKSFKGKFVYKKDKNSYSGYIIYVVPNKLLMQFGTESDPIDKKIVSDGKFIWIQEGDLIARQKMGESTNPLTGWNIQKLKRQYIATAPRSGLEIKYGSIPAYQIIFEPKINTTSFRSIDMIVDKEGLIRRVKATSRVGNVTELTLSYSEFNKEYGAEEFIVNTTEESQIYDNIFE from the coding sequence ATGAAATATTTATTACTGATTATGATTGCATTACCAATGAGTTTGTTTCCTCAATCTATAGTAGTATTTAATGCCACTTCTGTTGTTGATATTATAGAAAAAGCATCATCAAAAATTAAAAGTTTCAAAGGAAAATTTGTTTATAAAAAAGATAAAAATTCTTATTCCGGCTATATAATTTATGTAGTGCCTAACAAATTGTTAATGCAATTTGGTACAGAATCAGATCCTATAGATAAAAAAATTGTATCAGATGGTAAATTTATTTGGATTCAAGAAGGTGATCTTATTGCTCGTCAAAAAATGGGTGAAAGCACTAATCCTCTAACAGGTTGGAATATTCAAAAATTAAAAAGACAATATATTGCAACAGCACCAAGATCTGGTTTAGAGATTAAATATGGATCTATTCCTGCTTATCAAATCATTTTTGAACCCAAAATCAATACGACTAGTTTTCGTAGTATTGACATGATAGTAGATAAAGAAGGTCTTATAAGGCGTGTAAAGGCGACATCTAGAGTGGGTAATGTTACAGAATTAACTCTTTCTTATTCAGAATTTAATAAAGAATATGGAGCAGAAGAATTTATTGTTAATACTACAGAAGAATCCCAAATTTATGATAATATTTTTGAATAA